From one Catharus ustulatus isolate bCatUst1 chromosome 1, bCatUst1.pri.v2, whole genome shotgun sequence genomic stretch:
- the NDUFA4 gene encoding cytochrome c oxidase subunit NDUFA4, with amino-acid sequence MVLGTILTHAKKHPALIPLFVIIGSGGVGAGLYLMRLAMFNPDVSWDKKNNPEPWNKLSPSDQYKFVSINMDYSRLKKDRPDF; translated from the exons ATGGTGCTAGGCACTATCCTCACCCACGCGAAGAAGCACCCGGCC TTGATCCCTCTGTTTGTGATCATTGGATCTGGAGGTGTTGGTGCAGGCCTATACCTCATGCGTTTGGCCATGTTCAACCCTGATGTCAG CTGGGACAAGAAAAATAACCCAGAACCTTGGAACAAATTGTCTCCCAGTGACCAGTACAAG TTTGTCTCGATTAATATGGACTACAGTAGACTCAAAAAGGATCGTCCTGACTTCTAA